From a single Sulfolobus sp. E5-1-F genomic region:
- a CDS encoding DUF973 family protein translates to MAQQNTELEGIGKLRSGSLFMILAVLLAAIGTLVIISAGIASSMFSAATGNAAGIIASGIGLLAGIAIVILIGAIVGLLGVLRVRSGFSILKSLGKDVGIGETGTTLYLVGLIIVIIGALLTIVIVGLPILVLGEIIALIGGILIGIGFYRVGEIYNEGLVKIGGILIAIPIDLLNFIGFILVYVGLGRVRPSPMVTQQPLVPQVYQVGQGIIRNNGYAYITLYSSSPASVISAKIEGANIMSSAINPTVLQIGNNEVTIFFGNVQSLAPNTTYIITLTLNIGGNIINISTAAVYQP, encoded by the coding sequence ATGGCGCAACAGAATACGGAATTAGAAGGAATAGGAAAATTAAGGAGTGGTTCCCTCTTCATGATACTTGCAGTGTTACTTGCCGCAATAGGAACTCTGGTAATTATATCTGCAGGAATCGCTAGTAGTATGTTTTCTGCTGCGACTGGTAACGCTGCTGGAATAATTGCCAGTGGTATTGGCCTTTTAGCAGGGATTGCTATAGTAATACTAATTGGTGCTATTGTAGGACTATTAGGTGTATTAAGAGTAAGGAGTGGTTTCAGTATTTTGAAGAGCTTAGGTAAAGATGTGGGAATTGGCGAAACTGGGACTACTCTCTATCTAGTGGGGTTAATTATTGTCATTATTGGAGCGTTACTTACAATTGTAATTGTAGGATTACCAATATTGGTTTTAGGAGAAATAATAGCACTGATTGGTGGAATATTAATTGGTATAGGGTTTTACAGGGTTGGTGAAATATATAATGAAGGATTAGTTAAGATTGGTGGAATATTAATAGCAATACCCATAGATCTTCTTAACTTCATCGGCTTTATTTTAGTATACGTAGGTTTAGGTAGAGTGAGACCATCACCAATGGTTACACAACAACCTTTAGTTCCTCAAGTTTATCAGGTTGGCCAAGGAATTATAAGGAATAATGGTTATGCTTATATCACGTTATACTCCTCATCCCCAGCTAGTGTTATATCTGCGAAAATTGAGGGTGCAAATATTATGTCGAGTGCAATAAATCCTACTGTGTTGCAAATCGGCAATAACGAGGTAACAATCTTCTTTGGGAATGTTCAATCATTGGCTCCGAATACTACTTACATTATAACGTTAACATTAAATATTGGAGGAAATATAATTAACATCTCTACGGCTGCCGTTTATCAACCATAA
- a CDS encoding AMP-binding protein, with protein sequence MQEGFTIFSLLKRAITIASDKEIVDPFSNVRQTYRETYERVIGISNSMLSIGITKGSIIGVADYNTLKFVELLFASSLIGAIIYPINVRLPYEQLLHTINHARVEWIFTAKDFAPLFKNFNKDRIISLDSSDTKITYDDLVNKRSVKEPDVNVKGSDPYSILFTSGTTGLPKAVIYTNEKTVHGALGMVHQLSLYNSPAPLKSDDVILGLIPFYHLWSWGSLFHATYLGAKYVTSGKFEPMKILEIIEKERISWLNAVPTMIFMLLGVAKQGQLKGLKALVGGSPISSNLAKMLKENGVSFASIYGGTDMLAISITIFPNNNIQNPEEYARLYTHPLPFVELKIIKPDGEEAKKGEVGELWIKTPWLPGEYLNDPENTRSSYVNDWFRTGDVAMITESNELRILDREKDLIKSGGEWIIPSIIESLISEVSGVDMVAVIGRKNEKWGERPVAIVKGKGQNLREDIINHLKDSVDKGLLPKWWIPDEIIVMEDLPLTSTGKVNKRVLRDRIK encoded by the coding sequence ATGCAGGAAGGATTTACAATATTTTCACTTTTGAAAAGAGCAATTACAATAGCATCAGATAAGGAAATAGTAGACCCTTTCAGCAATGTTAGACAAACATATAGAGAGACCTATGAGAGAGTAATAGGGATTTCTAACTCAATGTTATCGATTGGAATAACTAAAGGTAGTATAATAGGAGTTGCAGACTACAACACTCTTAAATTTGTCGAATTACTGTTTGCCTCCAGTTTAATAGGTGCGATAATATACCCTATAAATGTAAGGTTACCCTATGAACAATTACTTCATACAATTAACCACGCAAGAGTTGAATGGATCTTCACTGCAAAGGATTTCGCACCTCTTTTCAAGAACTTCAACAAGGATAGGATTATCAGTTTAGACTCTTCCGATACTAAGATAACTTATGATGACTTAGTAAATAAAAGATCGGTTAAAGAACCTGATGTCAACGTAAAGGGAAGCGATCCATATTCTATTCTATTTACCTCAGGTACAACTGGGTTACCTAAAGCAGTTATATACACTAATGAAAAGACAGTTCATGGCGCACTTGGTATGGTACATCAATTATCACTTTATAACAGTCCCGCTCCACTGAAAAGTGATGATGTTATATTGGGTCTTATCCCGTTTTACCATTTATGGTCATGGGGATCCCTATTTCACGCTACATATTTGGGCGCTAAATATGTCACGAGTGGAAAATTTGAACCAATGAAGATTTTAGAGATTATAGAGAAGGAGAGGATCAGTTGGCTAAATGCAGTTCCTACGATGATCTTTATGCTACTAGGCGTAGCTAAGCAAGGACAGCTAAAAGGATTGAAAGCTCTAGTTGGTGGATCTCCGATCTCTTCCAATCTCGCTAAGATGTTGAAGGAAAATGGAGTGTCTTTCGCATCAATATATGGAGGGACAGATATGTTGGCGATCTCCATTACAATATTCCCAAATAATAATATTCAAAATCCTGAAGAGTATGCTAGGTTATACACCCATCCTCTTCCTTTCGTTGAGCTTAAAATAATAAAACCAGATGGTGAAGAGGCTAAAAAGGGAGAGGTAGGAGAGTTATGGATTAAAACACCTTGGTTACCTGGTGAGTATCTTAACGATCCAGAGAACACCAGATCCTCATATGTGAATGATTGGTTTAGAACTGGAGATGTGGCAATGATCACAGAGAGCAATGAATTAAGAATATTAGATAGGGAAAAAGACCTAATTAAAAGTGGTGGAGAGTGGATAATTCCTAGTATAATTGAATCCTTAATTTCCGAAGTAAGTGGAGTAGATATGGTAGCTGTAATAGGTAGAAAGAACGAAAAATGGGGAGAAAGACCAGTTGCGATAGTTAAAGGCAAAGGGCAAAATCTGCGAGAAGATATAATTAATCACCTTAAGGACAGTGTAGATAAAGGTTTGTTACCAAAATGGTGGATACCAGATGAGATAATTGTGATGGAAGATTTACCGCTAACTAGTACTGGAAAAGTTAATAAAAGAGTTCTAAGAGATAGAATCAAATAA
- a CDS encoding peroxiredoxin, with the protein MEQERKLGIVVQSGAANRICCVVVYSASALASGWKVVLHLVNEGLIAFRKDTAKKVWASLNPRDFSIYPSYYAPNVEVFLKNLQEFIKAGKFQDWPDYLTELKKEYPEKFRIYACPIAAAAYNIKKEDLLDIVDDIKGGESFLEEVYPGVVMVF; encoded by the coding sequence ATGGAACAAGAAAGAAAGCTTGGGATTGTTGTCCAATCCGGAGCTGCCAATAGAATATGTTGTGTTGTAGTTTACTCAGCCTCTGCATTAGCTAGTGGTTGGAAGGTTGTCTTACACCTAGTAAATGAGGGTTTGATTGCATTTAGAAAAGATACGGCTAAGAAGGTTTGGGCTAGTTTAAACCCCAGAGATTTTAGTATCTATCCTTCATATTACGCACCAAACGTGGAAGTTTTTTTAAAGAACCTACAAGAGTTTATAAAGGCTGGTAAATTCCAAGATTGGCCAGATTACTTAACGGAGTTGAAGAAGGAATATCCAGAAAAGTTTAGGATTTATGCTTGTCCAATAGCAGCAGCTGCTTATAATATTAAAAAGGAAGATCTATTGGATATTGTTGACGATATTAAGGGCGGAGAATCATTCTTAGAAGAAGTATATCCCGGAGTAGTAATGGTATTTTAA
- a CDS encoding 4Fe-4S binding protein codes for MEYETILKLFSLVYIIVMMSLDFWIFGLILRREYVKVKGLLLLVSIILVMGFESLALAQLDILFFTIGILLVFIPLFISLVIRDYTVNVTRNWIYGLLLSSVIVFDELAMGYLYGSYFNPLPNPLLTSVDNPAYGAMMLGDAIFFLYILRRKSIIEFAMTTFAVSMAFMPSLYLMDRMLEFTMSLLTSVFMIINIVLLYLTEMRILTFQGQLIAISLSLFNLLMMIGLTFFASFSDLYFLTLSMIASMIWYFFLIFYNVPAKKISPKPFLFLVLINLTELIMGFGETVLGFSLTNSLFLSTVNSKMIMDPHMMRSSFSNPFWWLFPFNPLTMITMATMRYSLLGQLVMIPFMTVMATTMSPFYVIMMGVEMSYLVYERFKKVRTKYLKAWTLGIIAGIPTFVVLIPYYTNYYIFGMSGMIFPVTLAPFIISLVVIALFSTLFGRGVYCNLVCMSAHMWSNVFYEQFSARKSSKVWDYLRWIFIIPMIVAFYLYVMTQIGNISLSINPLDLYGMFTLNYVWWIFYFLTPVFGIYSCARQGWCGFGTFTGIFNKVLFKIRAKDVSVCRGCASKECDASCPVKIPISNDILVKGYSNRISCIGCARCVDACDNLEIINVLTILKNRESESF; via the coding sequence ATGGAATATGAGACTATACTTAAGCTGTTCTCTCTTGTTTACATTATTGTAATGATGTCACTTGATTTTTGGATATTTGGTTTGATTTTAAGAAGAGAATACGTCAAGGTTAAAGGTTTGTTACTGCTTGTTTCGATAATATTGGTAATGGGGTTTGAAAGTTTGGCATTAGCTCAGCTTGATATATTATTTTTCACGATTGGAATACTTCTAGTATTTATACCCTTATTCATATCACTCGTAATAAGGGATTATACTGTTAACGTTACTAGAAATTGGATATATGGGTTATTATTGTCGTCGGTAATAGTTTTCGATGAGTTAGCAATGGGTTATCTTTATGGTAGTTATTTCAATCCCTTACCTAACCCCTTACTTACTAGTGTTGATAATCCGGCCTATGGTGCAATGATGTTAGGTGATGCGATTTTCTTCCTCTATATCTTGAGGAGAAAAAGCATTATAGAGTTCGCTATGACCACATTTGCAGTCTCCATGGCCTTCATGCCCTCTCTTTATTTAATGGACAGAATGCTTGAGTTTACAATGTCGCTTTTGACTTCAGTTTTCATGATAATAAACATCGTGTTGTTATATTTAACAGAAATGAGGATATTGACATTTCAAGGGCAATTAATTGCGATCTCTCTATCCTTATTCAACCTCTTAATGATGATTGGCTTAACCTTTTTTGCCTCATTTAGCGACTTATATTTCCTTACCCTATCCATGATTGCGTCAATGATTTGGTACTTCTTTTTAATATTTTACAATGTTCCTGCTAAGAAAATCTCACCTAAACCTTTCCTATTCCTTGTACTAATAAACTTGACTGAGCTTATAATGGGTTTTGGAGAGACCGTATTAGGATTTAGTCTAACGAACTCACTCTTCCTTAGTACGGTAAATAGCAAAATGATAATGGATCCACATATGATGAGATCGTCTTTCTCTAATCCGTTTTGGTGGCTATTCCCATTTAACCCTTTAACGATGATTACTATGGCGACAATGCGATATAGTTTGCTTGGTCAACTAGTGATGATCCCATTTATGACTGTAATGGCAACTACAATGAGTCCATTTTACGTAATAATGATGGGGGTTGAGATGAGCTATTTAGTTTATGAGAGGTTTAAGAAGGTTAGGACTAAGTATCTGAAGGCATGGACACTAGGTATTATAGCTGGGATACCAACGTTTGTGGTGTTGATCCCTTACTATACGAATTACTATATTTTTGGAATGAGCGGTATGATATTTCCAGTCACTTTAGCACCTTTCATAATTTCTCTAGTCGTTATCGCATTATTTTCAACATTATTTGGTAGGGGAGTTTACTGTAACCTTGTTTGTATGTCAGCTCACATGTGGTCTAATGTGTTCTATGAGCAATTCTCTGCTAGGAAAAGCAGTAAGGTTTGGGACTACTTGAGGTGGATTTTCATAATACCGATGATTGTTGCATTTTACCTTTACGTTATGACTCAAATAGGGAATATCAGCCTTTCTATTAATCCCTTGGACTTATACGGCATGTTCACGCTTAACTACGTATGGTGGATTTTCTACTTCTTAACACCAGTTTTTGGAATATATTCGTGTGCTAGGCAAGGCTGGTGCGGTTTCGGCACTTTCACTGGGATATTTAATAAGGTGCTATTTAAGATAAGAGCTAAGGATGTTAGTGTTTGTCGAGGGTGTGCTAGTAAGGAGTGTGATGCCTCTTGCCCGGTTAAGATACCTATTAGTAATGACATATTAGTGAAAGGGTATTCTAATAGGATAAGTTGTATTGGCTGTGCTAGGTGTGTTGATGCTTGTGACAATCTTGAAATTATTAATGTTCTAACTATTCTGAAAAATAGGGAAAGTGAAAGTTTTTAA
- a CDS encoding DUF973 family protein, producing the protein MSNSNEKVGIGKLRLGFLILIVVSLLSLVNLFRGFITTNPTVSQNINNTNTQQLLSQILSNEVSQIEEALIFTSIVAVINIIGMIILRGGFNALSKAVSNDIGIGSTGTILYIISYPLGIIGNLILLNGILSSSFFEILISLPFSFIEIILLLIGSILLGIGVYRVGREYNNTLVKVGGIFIAIIILAFIGSILSYIGLGKVKPISVTQSVQIYPLGQGVIKRDGSAKVAIYSSTKATILSVKIEGTKIFTFNVNPVNLSPGNNEIVIQFNDISSLVENSIYVITLIVDVSGNSIPVNVNAIYQGSQ; encoded by the coding sequence ATGTCAAATAGTAATGAAAAAGTGGGCATTGGAAAATTAAGATTAGGCTTCCTAATTTTAATAGTAGTCTCACTTTTGTCTCTCGTAAACTTATTTAGAGGGTTTATAACTACAAATCCTACAGTTTCCCAAAATATAAATAACACAAATACACAGCAATTACTTAGCCAAATACTCTCAAATGAAGTTTCGCAGATAGAGGAAGCGTTAATTTTCACATCAATTGTAGCAGTGATAAATATAATAGGGATGATCATATTGCGAGGCGGTTTTAACGCTTTGAGTAAAGCAGTATCGAATGATATTGGAATAGGGAGTACTGGGACTATACTATACATCATTAGTTATCCCCTAGGTATAATAGGTAATTTAATTCTTCTTAATGGAATTTTGTCCTCGAGCTTTTTTGAAATATTAATTAGCTTGCCGTTCTCTTTCATAGAAATTATCTTACTGTTAATAGGTTCAATACTTCTCGGAATTGGAGTGTACAGAGTAGGAAGAGAGTACAATAATACTCTCGTAAAGGTGGGCGGAATATTTATAGCGATAATAATTCTCGCATTTATAGGTTCAATTTTATCTTATATAGGATTAGGAAAGGTAAAACCAATCTCTGTAACACAAAGTGTGCAGATATACCCACTAGGGCAAGGTGTAATCAAGCGAGATGGAAGTGCAAAAGTAGCTATATATTCATCTACAAAGGCAACAATACTCTCAGTGAAAATTGAAGGGACCAAAATTTTCACATTTAATGTAAACCCAGTAAATTTGAGCCCCGGTAACAACGAGATAGTAATTCAGTTTAACGATATATCATCTCTTGTCGAGAATTCAATATACGTCATAACGTTGATTGTGGACGTTAGCGGAAATAGTATACCAGTAAATGTAAACGCAATATATCAAGGATCACAATAA
- a CDS encoding GntR family transcriptional regulator, protein MTDITIRIDLNSKKQVYEQIADQIIELIAKGVLNAGDPLPSVREMAAMLGVNMLTVDKAYKYLEGEGFVTVYKKRFVVKTDIRNEKWKEMMREAVYWALASGAKRDEILLFISSLLR, encoded by the coding sequence ATGACAGATATAACAATTCGAATAGACCTCAATTCCAAAAAGCAAGTCTACGAACAGATAGCGGATCAGATAATTGAGTTAATAGCTAAGGGAGTACTGAACGCTGGGGATCCTTTACCTTCAGTTAGGGAAATGGCTGCAATGCTAGGCGTAAATATGTTAACTGTGGATAAAGCATATAAATATCTGGAAGGTGAAGGATTCGTAACCGTTTACAAGAAGAGGTTTGTGGTTAAGACTGATATAAGAAATGAGAAGTGGAAGGAAATGATGAGAGAAGCAGTTTATTGGGCTTTGGCTAGTGGGGCTAAAAGAGATGAAATTCTCTTATTTATATCAAGCTTATTAAGGTGA